A stretch of DNA from Lawsonibacter asaccharolyticus:
GGATTGGCAATACAGGACTGCCGGAGCAGCGGGCTGTCAGTGCGGGAGTGGTGCCGCCAGCGGGGCATCACGCCAACAACATATTACCGATGGGAAAGAGAGGTTCTGTCCGGTATAGGTAGGAAAGACGCCGAGGGACGTTCTGGGGGCACATTTGTAGAACTGCCAGCACCGCAACCATTGCGAAATAATTCGGAACGTACCGCTACACTCAACATCGGGAGTAGCAGCATTGATCTGTATCAGGAAATGGGGCCGGAATTGCTGCGGGACTCTGGTGGAGCTGCTGAGACAATGCTGAACGATTTTACCGGAGCAGACAAGGTCTACATCGCCTGTGGATATACAGATCTGCGCAAAGGATCGATGGTTTGGCCACGATGGTACAGCAGCAGTTTGAACTGGACCCATTCACCAACACACTGTTTCTGTTCTGCGGGCGAAAGCGGGACCGAATAAAAGGGCTGTACTGGGAACGGATGGCTTCATCCTCCTCTACAAGAGGCTGGAGCAGGGAGCGTACCAGTGGCCGAGGTCCGAAGTTGAGGTGAAGATGCTGACGCCGCAGCAGTACCGCTGGCTGATGGAAGGGCTGAAGATCGAACAGCCCAAAGCGCACAAAGCAGTGACTGGCCTGAGTATGGTATAGCATTGAAAATTGGATGCTATTTTCTCGCAAACCATTGAAAGAACTGGTATTTCAAGGGTTTTTATGTAATAAAGATATGAAAAACGAAGTGAACATTACACCAAGCAGCACAGAAATGATGACCATTTCCCGTGCGGAATATGAGTCTCTAAAGGCGGAACGAGACGAACTGAACCAGAAGCTGGACTGGCTGATGGAACAGGTGCGTCTTGCCAAAAAGAAGGTCTATGGGACATCCTCCGAGCAGACGAAGGAGGAGTTGGTTGGCCAGCTGAGTTTCATGTTTGATGAGACGGAAGCATGGCTGTCTACCAGGAGGACTGCCACGAGGGAAACCAGGGTTGCCGCTCATACCCGGCAGAAGCGATCCTCCCGTGTGGAGGAGGTTCTGCCTGAGAACATCCCTGTTGAGGTGGTGGAGCACCGCGTCCGGAGTCTGAACGTAACTGTCCTGAATGCGGTACGCTCATGACAGAGATTGGGACCGAGGTGCGCCGTACTCTGGTAATGGTCCCTGCCCAGGTGAAGATCCGGGAAGATGTTTATTTTACATACGCCTGCCAGAACTGCAAGCAGACAGGGACGGAAACACCTATCCTGAAAGCCCCCAAAGAGCCTCCCCTGATTTCGGGCAGCTATGCCTCCCCGGAGGCTGTGGCCCATATCATGGTGCAGAAGTTTGTGATGTACGCTCCGCTGTACCGGCAGGAACAGGAATGGAATCGTGCTGGGGTGATGCTCTCCCGGCAGACGATGAGCAACTGGGTGCTGCGGGTGGCGGAGGACTGGCTGCGGCCCATCTATGACCACTTGCACCGGCAGTTGCTTCAGCGCGAGGTTCTCCATGCGGATGAAACAACCTTGCAGGTGCTGAAGTTGGAAGGGCAGACAGCCAGGAGCAAGTGCTATATGTGGCTGTACCGGACTGGCGGAGACGCCGAGCATCCCATAGTTCTGTATGAGTACCAGCAGAACCGGAAGGCGGAGAATGCCGAAGCATTCCTCAAGGGCTTTACGGGCTGGCTCCATGCGGATGGGTATTCCGGCTACCACCGATTGCCGGAGAACATCCGGGTGGTTGGCTGCTGGGCGCATCTGCGGCGAAAGTTTGACGAGGCGGTGAACGCCTTGCCAAAAGAGCAGCAGGTTGGCTGCACGGCGTTGGAGGGACTGCAATACTGTAAATATCTTTTCGCCATTGAAAAGGAACTAGCGGATCTGCCGCCGGAAGAACGTTATATCCAGCGTCTGGCTCGGTCCAAGCCGGTGATGGACGCTTTGTTGGCATGGGCGGAAACGAAGACCGCCCCGCCCAAGTCCTCTTTGGGAAAGGCGCTGTACTATCTGCGGGAGCAGTGGCCATATCTGAAACGCTTTTTAGAGGACGGGCGTCTGGAAATAAGCAACAACCGGGCGGAGCGGAGCATTAAACCCTTTGTGATGGGGCGGAAGAACTGGCTGTTCGCCAATACGGAGGGCGGTGCTCAGAGCAGCGCCATTGTTTACAGTCTGATTGAAACGGCCAGGGAGAATAACCTTGATCCATACCGATATTTGGTTCATGTGTTTTCCAAGGCACCCGGACTGGCAGTTACCGACAAGAACTGGGCCGCAAAGCTGCTCCCGGAAAATATTCCCCCAGAATGTTGTATTACAAAGAAATAGAATATATCTTGTGAAAGCGGGATTGCCATTGGTAAGCCCGCTTTTGCTTTTTCCAA
This window harbors:
- a CDS encoding transposase IS66, with the translated sequence MMTISRAEYESLKAERDELNQKLDWLMEQVRLAKKKVYGTSSEQTKEELVGQLSFMFDETEAWLSTRRTATRETRVAAHTRQKRSSRVEEVLPENIPVEVVEHRVRSLNVTVLNAVRS